The genomic stretch GCTCATTTACTCCGCGCTAATCTTCTGCCAACAGCTTATATCCCAACTCGTCAAGTTAGAGATACCAGAGAGATCCTCCGCTACCGAGCATCCTTAGTCGCTATCCGAAGTATGATCAAAAATAAAGTCCATGCTCTCCTCTCTAAAAATGGAGTTCATCCTCATTTCTCAGATATATTTGGTCAAAAAGGATTAAACTACCTCAAGAATATAAAATTACGGCCTTGCTATCGTCAACCTCTTAATGGTTACCTCAAAATAGTAGAAGTGCTTACTCAAACAATCTCTGAAGTAACAAAAACTATTGAGGAGTTGGTAAATAAAAATCCTCAAGCCACACTACTGATTACTATGCCTGGTATCAGCTATTACTCTGCCCTCCTTATCCTTATGGAAATTGGAGAGATTGACAGATTCCCCTCTGATAAACAATTATGCTCTTATGGTGGTTTAGTCCCTTCTGTTCATTCATCTGGGGGAAAAACCAGAATGGGCTCCATCACTAAAGAAGGGTCTAAATGGCTTAGATGGATCCTTATCGAATTATCCGGACACGCAGCCAAAGGCTCAATTAAGTTTAATCGTCTCTACCAACGAGTATCTCGTAAGTATGGTAAACCTACTGCCAGAGTAGCTGTAGCCAGAGAGATGCTTAGAGTTATTTACCATATGCTCAAAAATAATGAGCCGTTTCGGGTTGTCCCTGTACCGAAACAAAAATCTTCCAGCCATCTCCACGGGGTCATGAGCCGATAAGAGCTCCTTAGGTCTGATTGAGAGGCTGGATACTCAATTATATACTGTGTCAAAGAACACGGATAGGTGACTGGTTTAAGTAGATAAACCCTAATTTAATTAAGGACTTTTAAATAGGTTTTCTCTTTAATCAAAGAGGTTAAGCATCTATTATTCTAACCTCTTTGCTCCTGCTTCAGAGAAAACCCCCGCTCGAGGAGTCCTTACAACCTCGTCGGGCTAAAAAGAGGAAGCAAAGAGGTATACTAAGTTTACTACTAAAATTCTGGATCTGTCAACTAAATTTTTTATACAAGGAGATATTTTTTACTTGACAAACCCTTTTCATAGGTGA from bacterium encodes the following:
- a CDS encoding IS110 family transposase, which encodes MNYIGVDLHKNYSFITRMDEKGENIKQMRVENDPLSLGHFLDTVSPDDKLALEATWNWYYFYEMVEDRNLSLSLAHPKNTKAIASAKIITDKISSTTLAHLLRANLLPTAYIPTRQVRDTREILRYRASLVAIRSMIKNKVHALLSKNGVHPHFSDIFGQKGLNYLKNIKLRPCYRQPLNGYLKIVEVLTQTISEVTKTIEELVNKNPQATLLITMPGISYYSALLILMEIGEIDRFPSDKQLCSYGGLVPSVHSSGGKTRMGSITKEGSKWLRWILIELSGHAAKGSIKFNRLYQRVSRKYGKPTARVAVAREMLRVIYHMLKNNEPFRVVPVPKQKSSSHLHGVMSR